A part of Actinoallomurus bryophytorum genomic DNA contains:
- a CDS encoding VC0807 family protein — MEATHRFEIPRLTHLALHALPRVFEGMIAPVVVFYAGLVLLGLNGALITAVAWVYGGIAIRLIRRRPVPGTLLLAALGVTARAVMAAVTGSAVVYFLQPTLGTLLVAMAFLASVPLRRPLAAKVATDLMPLPAGFLAHHRVHRFFLRMSLLWSLVFTLNTALSVWLLFRHSIAAYLWIRTPAVALLGAAAVVISVWGFKRCVAVVAA, encoded by the coding sequence ATGGAAGCAACGCACCGGTTCGAGATCCCGCGTCTGACCCACCTCGCGCTGCACGCGCTGCCACGGGTCTTCGAGGGGATGATCGCGCCGGTGGTGGTGTTCTACGCCGGGCTCGTCCTGCTGGGCCTGAACGGCGCGCTGATCACGGCCGTCGCCTGGGTCTACGGCGGCATCGCGATCCGCCTGATCCGGCGCCGCCCGGTGCCCGGCACCCTGCTGCTCGCGGCACTCGGCGTCACCGCGCGGGCCGTGATGGCGGCCGTGACCGGAAGCGCCGTCGTCTACTTCCTCCAGCCCACGCTGGGCACCCTGCTCGTCGCGATGGCGTTCCTGGCCTCGGTGCCGCTGCGCCGTCCGCTCGCCGCCAAGGTCGCCACCGACCTGATGCCGCTGCCGGCCGGCTTCCTGGCCCACCACCGCGTCCACCGGTTCTTCCTGCGCATGTCGCTGCTGTGGTCGCTGGTCTTCACGCTCAACACGGCGCTGAGCGTCTGGCTCCTGTTCCGGCACTCGATCGCCGCCTACCTCTGGATACGCACACCTGCCGTGGCGCTCCTCGGTGCGGCCGCCGTCGTGATCTCGGTCTGGGGATTCAAACGCTGCGTCGCAGTGGTCGCTGCCTGA
- a CDS encoding DUF2786 domain-containing protein codes for MTIDHEGRIHALLARAEHPETPEAEAQACAAKAAELMMRHAIDEAALRARRGERPEAVVYWEHLVSGGDGHARARSAGLTAVVRAYGGACALRGDGTYRRDLALLLVATRSARDALTLLLPSLTLQMDGAGTRATDAYMDGFPLELFRRKADRTRWRNGYLKAFLVGYGDRVAERVEAVRGRLRDDGPETGALVLARDDERVREEFAARFPDLARGRAQRVRSDGFSAGRDAGRFADLGSGTVTGSRPALGMPGGR; via the coding sequence ATGACGATCGACCACGAGGGCCGAATCCACGCGCTGCTCGCCCGCGCCGAGCACCCGGAGACCCCCGAGGCGGAGGCGCAGGCCTGTGCGGCCAAGGCGGCGGAGCTGATGATGCGCCACGCGATCGACGAGGCGGCCCTGCGCGCCCGGCGCGGCGAGCGGCCCGAGGCGGTCGTCTACTGGGAGCACCTCGTGTCCGGTGGCGACGGCCATGCCCGCGCCCGCTCGGCCGGCCTCACCGCGGTCGTACGTGCGTACGGCGGTGCGTGCGCCCTGCGCGGGGACGGCACCTACCGGCGGGACCTCGCCCTGCTGCTCGTCGCGACCAGATCGGCCCGCGACGCGCTCACGCTGCTGCTGCCGTCGCTGACTCTGCAGATGGACGGTGCGGGAACCCGCGCCACGGACGCGTACATGGACGGCTTTCCCCTGGAGCTGTTCCGCCGCAAGGCCGACCGCACCCGGTGGCGCAACGGCTACCTCAAGGCTTTCCTGGTGGGCTACGGGGACAGGGTCGCCGAACGCGTCGAGGCCGTGCGCGGGCGCCTCCGCGACGACGGCCCCGAGACGGGTGCCCTGGTGCTGGCCCGCGACGACGAGCGCGTACGCGAGGAGTTCGCCGCCCGGTTCCCCGACCTGGCGCGGGGGCGTGCGCAGCGGGTGCGAAGCGACGGGTTCAGCGCGGGACGCGACGCCGGACGCTTCGCCGACCTCGGCTCCGGCACCGTCACCGGGTCCCGCCCCGCCCTCGGCATGCCGGGCGGCAGATGA
- a CDS encoding S53 family peptidase has product MRNRRAALIRVVLALTVLSGCGGSGNSAKPSPTPTKASSLKFTPLNLGLPKQALSAPITGRVPDTQTLHVGVTLKISDAVWKQMGHGKSTKQGAQGLAQKLGVTDDEMKKINAYLASAHIQAKPSKTRTSVSFDVKAGVAGKLLQTSFVTHKLNGRSYFTPDPAHMPVVPTQIAGYILSVTGLDSYSMAPHSRAMAPTALAAPAKAANCGQFPAQAATYQKIAAAYGYDRLWAQGWHGENMTVNLVEMDGYDPRDIAAYNGCANSRISLSNVNLGATAPPPGGEATLDIEMLAGLAPGVRVVDYQEDPALLSTGSGSDSWTAFNNALQRIIDDNYAAPHPGSVVSISLGGAEGFMSQATMQAVDQNLRILTEAEHMTVFVATGDCGAYGDRMYGPLDVSFPSTSSWAVAVGGTRMQFGAPGTRAQEQVWSDRSNLSKCQNQWGSGGGVSKVFPKPAFQAAPGVANQYSTGYRQVPDVSAAAIDLPVFYKGQWHGFGGTSAATPIWAAGMVLMNQGMLTRKQAYWYAPDTFYHVVGQGGTNTPYYDVVTGNNLYYPATAGYDLSSGLGTPNAANLFNILLNSPA; this is encoded by the coding sequence GTGCGCAATCGCCGGGCCGCACTTATCCGGGTGGTGCTCGCACTCACGGTGCTGAGCGGATGCGGGGGATCGGGAAATTCGGCTAAGCCGTCACCGACACCGACCAAGGCGTCATCGCTGAAGTTCACCCCGCTGAACCTCGGCCTGCCCAAGCAGGCGCTGAGCGCACCGATCACCGGAAGGGTCCCGGACACCCAGACGCTTCACGTCGGCGTCACGCTGAAGATCAGCGACGCGGTGTGGAAGCAGATGGGGCACGGTAAGAGCACCAAACAAGGCGCTCAGGGCCTGGCCCAGAAGCTCGGCGTCACCGACGACGAGATGAAGAAGATCAACGCCTACCTGGCGAGCGCGCACATCCAGGCCAAGCCGAGCAAGACCCGTACCAGCGTGTCCTTCGACGTCAAGGCGGGTGTGGCGGGAAAGCTCCTGCAGACCTCGTTCGTGACGCACAAGCTGAACGGCCGGTCCTACTTCACACCCGACCCGGCCCACATGCCGGTCGTCCCCACGCAGATCGCAGGCTACATCCTGTCCGTCACGGGGCTCGACAGCTACAGCATGGCGCCGCACTCCCGTGCCATGGCGCCCACGGCACTGGCCGCGCCGGCGAAGGCCGCCAACTGCGGGCAGTTCCCGGCGCAGGCCGCGACGTACCAGAAGATCGCGGCGGCGTACGGGTACGACCGGCTGTGGGCCCAGGGCTGGCACGGCGAGAACATGACGGTGAACCTCGTCGAGATGGACGGGTACGATCCCCGCGACATCGCGGCCTACAACGGCTGCGCGAACTCCCGCATCTCTCTGTCCAACGTGAACCTCGGGGCGACCGCTCCCCCGCCCGGCGGTGAGGCGACCCTGGACATCGAGATGCTGGCCGGCCTGGCGCCGGGCGTCCGGGTCGTCGACTACCAGGAGGACCCGGCGCTGCTGAGCACCGGCTCCGGCTCGGACTCGTGGACCGCCTTCAACAACGCCCTGCAGCGGATCATCGACGACAACTACGCCGCCCCGCACCCGGGCAGCGTCGTCAGCATCAGCCTCGGTGGCGCGGAGGGCTTCATGTCGCAGGCCACCATGCAGGCGGTGGACCAGAACCTGCGCATCCTGACCGAAGCAGAGCACATGACGGTGTTCGTGGCCACCGGTGACTGCGGCGCGTACGGCGACCGCATGTACGGGCCGCTGGACGTGTCCTTCCCCTCGACGTCCTCGTGGGCGGTCGCGGTCGGGGGTACGCGGATGCAGTTCGGCGCCCCCGGCACACGGGCGCAGGAGCAGGTCTGGTCGGACCGGTCGAACCTGTCCAAATGTCAGAACCAGTGGGGCAGCGGCGGCGGCGTCAGCAAGGTCTTCCCCAAGCCCGCGTTCCAGGCGGCGCCCGGCGTCGCCAACCAGTACTCCACCGGATACCGGCAGGTGCCCGACGTGTCCGCCGCCGCGATCGATCTGCCGGTGTTCTACAAGGGCCAGTGGCACGGCTTCGGCGGCACGAGCGCGGCGACCCCGATCTGGGCCGCCGGCATGGTGCTGATGAACCAGGGCATGCTGACCCGCAAACAGGCCTACTGGTACGCGCCGGACACCTTTTACCACGTCGTGGGCCAGGGAGGGACGAACACCCCGTACTACGACGTGGTCACCGGCAACAACCTCTACTACCCGGCGACCGCGGGGTATGACCTGTCGAGCGGGCTCGGCACCCCGAACGCGGCGAACCTGTTCAACATCCTGCTGAACTCCCCCGCGTAG
- a CDS encoding amidase: protein MGGDKVDAGFSEGSLTDEICYLSARELARRIRAREMSAREVTEAHLARIEAVNPRINAIVTLTAERALREADAADAALAGGAEPPPLHGLPVAHKDTHETAGVRTTSGSPLLATNVPARDELVVERMRAAGTVMLGKTNVPEFAAGSHTFNPLFGTTRNPYDLSRSAGGSSGGGAAALAAGLQPLADGSDMGGSLRNPASFCNVVGLRPSPGRVPSWPDEAAWGTMGVQGPMARDVADVALLLSVLAGPDPRSPIALETPGSAFAGTLEADLTGLRVAWAPRLDGSIPFEPDVVATLEPTVKVFAELGCVVEEACPDLSGADEVFRVLRAWRFELGLGTVMDRHRDRIKPAVVANIEDGRRLTGADLGRAEVLHTRLYHRVREFFERYDLLLAPVCQVVPFDADIEYPTEVDGEPMSSYVDWMRSAYLISATGCPALSVPGGFTAGGLPVGLQVIGPHRADLAVLRAGYAFERATAYGERRPPL from the coding sequence ATGGGAGGTGACAAGGTCGATGCCGGATTCTCGGAGGGCTCGTTGACGGACGAGATCTGCTACCTGAGCGCGCGTGAGCTGGCACGCCGGATCCGTGCGCGCGAGATGTCGGCACGTGAGGTGACCGAGGCTCATCTGGCGCGGATCGAGGCGGTCAACCCGCGGATCAACGCGATCGTGACGCTCACTGCCGAACGTGCCCTGCGTGAGGCGGACGCGGCGGACGCCGCGCTGGCCGGCGGTGCCGAGCCGCCGCCGCTGCACGGCCTGCCCGTCGCGCACAAGGACACGCACGAGACCGCCGGAGTGCGGACGACCTCCGGCTCACCGCTGCTCGCCACCAATGTTCCGGCGCGGGACGAGCTCGTCGTCGAGCGGATGCGCGCGGCCGGCACGGTGATGCTCGGGAAGACCAACGTGCCCGAGTTCGCCGCCGGGTCCCACACGTTCAACCCCCTCTTCGGCACGACGCGCAACCCCTATGACCTGTCCCGCTCGGCGGGCGGCAGCAGCGGCGGCGGCGCGGCGGCCCTCGCGGCCGGGCTGCAACCGCTGGCCGACGGGAGCGACATGGGCGGGTCACTGCGCAACCCCGCCTCGTTCTGCAACGTCGTGGGGCTGCGGCCGTCGCCGGGCCGGGTGCCGAGCTGGCCGGACGAGGCGGCCTGGGGCACCATGGGCGTCCAGGGGCCGATGGCGCGCGACGTCGCCGATGTCGCGCTGCTGCTGTCGGTGCTCGCCGGCCCCGATCCCCGCTCGCCGATCGCGCTGGAGACGCCCGGATCGGCGTTCGCGGGCACGCTCGAGGCCGACCTCACCGGGCTCCGCGTCGCCTGGGCTCCCCGCCTGGACGGCTCGATCCCGTTCGAGCCCGACGTCGTCGCCACGCTCGAACCCACGGTCAAGGTCTTCGCCGAGCTCGGCTGCGTCGTCGAGGAGGCGTGCCCGGACCTGTCCGGTGCCGACGAGGTCTTCCGCGTCCTGCGGGCCTGGCGGTTCGAGCTCGGGCTCGGCACGGTCATGGACCGCCACCGCGATCGGATCAAACCCGCGGTCGTGGCCAACATCGAGGACGGACGCCGCCTCACCGGCGCCGACCTCGGGCGCGCCGAGGTCCTGCACACACGCCTCTACCACCGCGTACGGGAGTTCTTCGAGCGCTATGACCTGCTGCTCGCGCCCGTCTGCCAGGTCGTGCCGTTCGACGCGGACATCGAATACCCCACCGAGGTCGACGGCGAGCCGATGAGCTCCTACGTCGACTGGATGCGCTCGGCGTACCTCATCTCCGCGACCGGCTGCCCGGCACTGTCGGTCCCGGGCGGCTTCACCGCGGGCGGTCTGCCCGTCGGACTGCAGGTGATCGGGCCGCACCGCGCCGACCTCGCCGTGCTGCGGGCCGGGTACGCGTTCGAGCGTGCCACCGCGTACGGCGAGCGGCGCCCGCCACTGTGA
- a CDS encoding FAD-binding oxidoreductase, whose protein sequence is MGGQRLARDIRQALVDRGDPDYDGARAAMLCDEPTPPRHPEMIVRAASVDDVREAIALARSRGLKVSVRAGGPGWCGSPLADGGLLIDLSRLRRHSVAEGSATVEPGVTGRDLTRALSAREHAFPVAHRGSVTVGGSVLGGGLGWNSRAWGPACAGLEAIEAVTATGETIRCSDHENPELLWAARGGGPGFFAAVTSFRLGLRHLPRAIMTTRYVFLLTDVEDVADWVDAVAAAVPANVELGVALTTADRGTGNGSPPPRVIVVTATAFSCAWDDAIRCLEPLRDCPYAERALIRQVDQPTPFAVLFTGSDALWPPGRRAATDSLWLNGGFSALLPLLARDLEGAPSTESFVLATPAPGGPGPEMAFSPLGRIHLGCHAMWTDPAGDEANLAWLRELAASAEPYTAGHYVAETDLSATPSRARRSFTPPAWQRFQSLRARYDPDGVFETYPHP, encoded by the coding sequence GTGGGCGGACAGAGACTCGCGCGGGACATCCGGCAGGCGCTGGTCGACCGGGGGGATCCGGACTACGACGGCGCGCGGGCGGCCATGCTCTGCGACGAGCCCACGCCGCCGCGCCATCCGGAGATGATCGTCCGGGCGGCCTCGGTGGACGACGTACGCGAGGCCATCGCCCTCGCACGTTCACGCGGGCTGAAGGTGAGCGTACGCGCCGGTGGGCCCGGCTGGTGCGGCTCGCCACTGGCGGACGGCGGCCTGCTGATCGATCTTTCCCGGCTCCGCCGGCACAGCGTCGCCGAGGGCTCGGCGACCGTGGAGCCCGGCGTCACCGGCCGGGACCTCACCCGGGCACTCTCCGCGAGGGAGCACGCCTTCCCCGTCGCGCACCGGGGTTCCGTCACGGTGGGCGGGTCCGTCCTCGGTGGGGGTCTCGGGTGGAACTCCCGCGCCTGGGGGCCCGCGTGCGCGGGCCTGGAGGCGATCGAGGCGGTGACCGCCACGGGCGAGACGATCCGGTGCAGCGACCATGAGAACCCCGAGCTGCTCTGGGCCGCGCGCGGCGGCGGCCCCGGATTCTTCGCCGCGGTCACCTCGTTCCGGCTCGGCCTGCGGCACCTCCCCCGGGCGATCATGACGACGAGGTACGTCTTCCTCCTGACCGATGTCGAGGACGTCGCGGACTGGGTCGACGCCGTGGCCGCCGCCGTACCCGCCAACGTCGAGCTCGGCGTGGCGCTCACGACGGCCGACCGGGGCACGGGGAACGGCTCGCCGCCGCCCCGGGTCATCGTCGTGACCGCGACCGCCTTCTCCTGCGCGTGGGACGACGCGATCCGCTGCCTCGAACCCCTGCGCGACTGCCCGTACGCCGAACGGGCGCTGATCCGGCAGGTGGACCAGCCGACGCCGTTCGCGGTGCTGTTCACCGGCTCGGACGCGCTCTGGCCGCCGGGCCGCCGCGCCGCCACCGACTCCCTCTGGCTGAACGGCGGTTTCTCGGCCCTCCTGCCGCTTCTCGCCCGCGACCTCGAGGGCGCGCCGTCCACGGAGTCGTTCGTCCTCGCCACCCCGGCCCCCGGCGGTCCGGGGCCGGAGATGGCGTTCTCGCCGCTCGGCCGGATCCACCTCGGCTGCCACGCGATGTGGACGGATCCCGCGGGCGACGAGGCCAACCTGGCGTGGTTGCGCGAACTCGCGGCGTCCGCCGAGCCGTACACCGCCGGGCACTACGTCGCCGAGACCGACCTGTCCGCCACACCGTCCCGCGCGCGCCGCTCGTTCACCCCGCCCGCCTGGCAGCGCTTCCAGTCGCTGCGAGCCAGGTACGACCCCGACGGAGTGTTCGAGACCTACCCGCACCCCTGA
- a CDS encoding NAD(P)/FAD-dependent oxidoreductase — protein MRGPLASGEAVGRTAGFVNGDVSFWYRQAGLPSARRPLPGPREYDVCVVGGGFTGLWTAYYLKRARPGLRVAVLEKEFAGFGASGRNGGWLTAELAGSPAHYARAHGRQAVVAQQRAMFESVDEVIRVASAEGIEADIVKSGVLNVATNAAQRRRLHEELAEARAWGFTEADLRLLGADEREERLRVAGALDATYSPHCARVQPARLVQGLARAVEALGVDIFESTAVTEIRPRRGGRPAEAVTARGNVRAEYVIRATEGFTAGLAGQRRQWLPMNSSMIVTEPLGEDVWERIGWAGSELLGDHAHAYIYAQHTADGRIAIGGRGVPYRFGSGWDRRGATQPKTVAALGRMLGELFPAAAQAPVDHAWCGVLGVPRDWCSTAHVDHATGLGWAGGYVGTGVATTNLAGRTLRDLVLREDTALAGLPWVGRRVRPWEPEPLRWIGVQLIYTLYRAADRRESAGRSRTSGYARLAGLISGR, from the coding sequence GTGCGTGGTCCGCTCGCGAGCGGGGAGGCCGTCGGCAGGACGGCCGGCTTCGTCAACGGTGACGTCTCGTTCTGGTACCGCCAGGCGGGCCTGCCGTCCGCCCGCCGCCCGCTGCCGGGCCCGCGCGAGTACGACGTGTGCGTCGTCGGCGGCGGGTTCACCGGTCTGTGGACCGCCTACTACCTGAAGCGCGCACGGCCCGGCCTGCGCGTCGCCGTCCTGGAGAAGGAGTTCGCCGGGTTCGGCGCGTCCGGGCGCAACGGGGGCTGGCTCACCGCCGAGCTGGCCGGCTCACCCGCACACTACGCACGCGCGCACGGCCGCCAGGCGGTCGTGGCACAGCAGCGGGCCATGTTCGAGAGTGTCGACGAGGTCATCAGGGTCGCCTCGGCCGAGGGGATCGAGGCCGACATCGTCAAGTCCGGCGTGCTCAACGTCGCCACCAACGCGGCGCAGCGCCGCCGGCTGCACGAGGAGCTCGCCGAGGCCCGCGCGTGGGGTTTCACCGAGGCGGACCTGCGTCTGCTCGGCGCGGACGAGCGGGAGGAACGGCTGCGCGTCGCCGGGGCGCTGGATGCCACGTACAGCCCCCACTGCGCACGTGTGCAGCCGGCCCGGCTCGTCCAGGGTCTCGCCCGTGCGGTCGAGGCGCTCGGCGTGGACATCTTCGAGTCCACGGCCGTCACCGAGATCCGGCCGCGTCGAGGCGGCCGCCCGGCCGAGGCGGTGACCGCACGTGGCAATGTGCGTGCGGAGTACGTCATACGGGCGACCGAGGGCTTCACCGCGGGCCTCGCCGGCCAGCGGCGCCAGTGGCTGCCGATGAACAGCTCCATGATCGTCACCGAACCGCTCGGCGAGGACGTGTGGGAGCGCATCGGCTGGGCGGGCAGCGAGTTGCTGGGCGACCACGCCCACGCGTACATCTACGCGCAGCACACCGCGGACGGCCGGATCGCCATCGGCGGCCGTGGCGTCCCGTACCGGTTCGGCTCGGGCTGGGACCGCCGCGGTGCCACCCAGCCGAAGACCGTCGCCGCGCTCGGGCGGATGCTCGGCGAGCTGTTCCCCGCCGCCGCACAGGCTCCGGTGGACCACGCGTGGTGCGGCGTGCTCGGCGTCCCGCGCGACTGGTGCTCGACCGCCCACGTGGACCACGCCACCGGTCTGGGCTGGGCCGGTGGCTACGTGGGTACGGGGGTCGCGACGACCAACCTGGCCGGGCGTACGCTCCGCGACCTGGTGCTCCGCGAGGACACGGCGCTGGCCGGCCTGCCCTGGGTCGGCCGGAGAGTACGCCCGTGGGAGCCCGAGCCGCTGCGCTGGATCGGCGTGCAGCTCATCTACACGCTCTACCGCGCGGCGGACCGGCGGGAGAGCGCCGGGCGCTCCCGTACGTCCGGTTACGCGCGGCTCGCCGGTCTCATCTCGGGCCGCTGA
- a CDS encoding DUF1876 domain-containing protein, producing MNTIDRWSIDIYLSETEGETHAEARLATRDDESLRGRGTARCNPADWDVPEIGAELAAARALSDLAHRLLETAASDIEAVTHERVRLVDR from the coding sequence ATGAACACCATCGATCGCTGGTCGATCGATATCTACCTGAGCGAGACAGAGGGCGAGACGCACGCCGAGGCACGGCTGGCCACGCGCGACGACGAGAGCCTGCGGGGGCGCGGGACGGCCCGATGCAACCCGGCCGACTGGGACGTCCCCGAGATCGGGGCCGAGCTCGCGGCGGCGCGTGCGCTGTCCGACCTGGCGCACCGGCTGCTGGAGACGGCGGCCTCCGACATCGAGGCCGTCACCCACGAACGCGTCCGGCTGGTCGACCGGTAG